The following are from one region of the Sandaracinus amylolyticus genome:
- a CDS encoding ABC transporter permease, with translation MIGATILLALRSLRRNPLRSFLTTIGIVIGVASVIAMVTLGRGATAKVTNEIASLGNNLLIVVPGAANQRGPSSASRPFTLADARAIDEQIPDALAVAPNAGAAARIVYGARNWSTSVTGATNDWFVVRDWDVAIGRRFHEGEVRSGTAVCVLGETVRRELFGTGDPVGARIRVASVACEVIGVLESRGQSTFGQDQDDFIVMPLFAVQRRMLGSDDIAVIAVSANDGATSRVQSEITALLRQRRHIQHGEEDDFSVRDLREISNMLGVVTGVLTALLGAIAGVSLLVGGIGIMNIMLVSVTERTREIGIRLAIGARSREILSQFLVEAVVLSIVGGVAGIALGLGASALAARGLGLPFVFGPDVVLGSFVFSALVGVFFGWYPARRAARLDPIEALRHE, from the coding sequence GTGATCGGCGCGACGATCCTCCTCGCGCTGCGCTCGCTGCGCCGCAACCCGCTGCGCTCGTTCCTCACGACGATCGGCATCGTGATCGGCGTCGCGTCGGTGATCGCGATGGTCACGCTGGGGCGCGGCGCGACCGCGAAGGTGACCAACGAGATCGCCTCGCTCGGCAACAACCTGCTCATCGTCGTGCCCGGCGCGGCGAACCAGCGCGGCCCCTCGAGCGCGTCGCGCCCCTTCACCCTCGCCGACGCCCGCGCGATCGACGAGCAGATCCCCGACGCGCTCGCGGTCGCGCCCAACGCCGGCGCCGCGGCGCGCATCGTCTACGGCGCGCGCAACTGGAGCACCTCGGTCACCGGCGCGACCAACGACTGGTTCGTGGTGCGCGACTGGGACGTCGCGATCGGCCGGCGCTTCCACGAGGGCGAGGTGCGCTCGGGCACCGCGGTCTGCGTGCTCGGCGAGACGGTGCGGCGCGAGCTCTTCGGCACCGGCGATCCGGTGGGCGCGCGCATCCGCGTCGCGAGCGTCGCGTGCGAGGTGATCGGCGTGCTCGAGTCGCGCGGTCAGTCGACGTTCGGCCAGGACCAGGACGACTTCATCGTGATGCCGCTCTTCGCGGTGCAGCGGCGGATGCTCGGCAGCGACGACATCGCGGTGATCGCGGTCTCGGCGAACGACGGCGCGACCTCGCGCGTGCAGTCGGAGATCACCGCGCTGCTGCGCCAGCGCCGCCACATCCAGCACGGCGAGGAGGACGACTTCTCGGTCCGCGACCTCCGCGAGATCAGCAACATGCTGGGCGTCGTCACCGGCGTGCTCACCGCGCTCCTCGGCGCGATCGCGGGCGTGTCGCTGCTCGTCGGCGGCATCGGGATCATGAACATCATGCTGGTCTCGGTGACCGAGCGGACGCGCGAGATCGGCATCCGGCTCGCGATCGGCGCGCGCTCGCGCGAGATCCTCTCGCAGTTCCTGGTCGAGGCGGTCGTGCTCTCGATCGTCGGCGGCGTCGCGGGCATCGCGCTGGGGCTCGGCGCGAGCGCGCTCGCGGCGCGCGGGCTCGGGCTGCCCTTCGTGTTCGGGCCCGACGTGGTGCTCGGCTCGTTCGTCTTCTCGGCGCTCGTCGGCGTGTTCTTCGGGTGGTACCCGGCGCGCCGCGCAGCGCGGCTCGATCCCATCGAGGCGCTCCGACATGAATAG
- a CDS encoding ABC transporter ATP-binding protein, whose translation MTTALLELRAVERVYGHGDAEVRALDGVDLLIGRGEFVAVMGSSGSGKSTCMNILGCLDQPTGGEYLFDGVSVGGLDRDQRAMLRRLHLGFVFQGFNLLARTSALENVELPLLYRGVRSDERRARALASLDRVGLADRARHMPSELSGGQQQRVAIARALVTDPAVILADEPTGNLDSQRSVEIMKLLQSLHREQSITIVMVTHEPDMAAYCERLVTFRDGRILSDEKNEVPS comes from the coding sequence GTGACCACCGCGCTCCTCGAGCTGCGTGCGGTCGAGCGCGTGTACGGCCACGGCGACGCCGAGGTGCGCGCGCTCGACGGAGTCGACCTGCTGATCGGGCGCGGCGAGTTCGTCGCGGTGATGGGCTCGAGCGGCTCGGGCAAGAGCACGTGCATGAACATCCTCGGCTGTCTCGATCAGCCGACGGGCGGCGAGTACCTCTTCGACGGCGTGTCGGTGGGCGGGCTCGATCGCGATCAGCGCGCGATGTTGCGGAGGCTCCACCTCGGCTTCGTGTTCCAGGGGTTCAACCTGCTGGCGCGCACCAGCGCGCTCGAGAACGTCGAGCTCCCGCTGCTCTATCGCGGGGTGCGCAGCGACGAGCGTCGCGCCCGCGCCCTCGCCTCGCTCGACCGCGTGGGCCTCGCCGATCGCGCCCGCCACATGCCGAGCGAGCTCTCGGGCGGACAGCAGCAGCGCGTCGCGATCGCGCGCGCGCTGGTCACCGATCCCGCGGTGATCCTCGCCGACGAGCCCACCGGCAACCTCGACTCCCAGCGCAGCGTCGAGATCATGAAGCTGCTCCAGTCGCTGCACCGCGAGCAGTCGATCACCATCGTGATGGTCACCCACGAGCCCGACATGGCCGCGTACTGCGAGCGGCTCGTGACGTTCCGCGACGGGCGCATCCTCTCCGACGAGAAGAACGAGGTCCCGTCGTGA
- a CDS encoding efflux RND transporter periplasmic adaptor subunit: protein MADAHALKRLGIPTRSRGRTVIVALAVVVAIAALALAVLAWRRRTPPPSPYESARVERGDLTATVTATGTLAATNTVTIGAEVSGRVARVLVEPNDRVNVGDVLVELDPIQLQAQVREARANVSAVQASLRVARATSEEAARTATRAAAMHGRGLVPDSELEQANAARERAEAQLASANAQLEVARATLARQDANLERAVIRSPISGVVLTRSVEPGQAIAAQFQTPELFEVAEDLARMRLTVDIDEADVGRVQEGQRATFTVDAYPDRTFDATIHRVDLAPTTEGGVVAYRAMLDVDNAQALLRPGMTATATIVTQRFDGVLLVPDPALRFAPPPPRSGPDPTASLPEGARIWTLENGTPRPHVVRVVASNGVRTVVEGEGITEGTEVLTGMVEPR, encoded by the coding sequence ATGGCGGACGCGCACGCGCTGAAGCGTCTCGGCATCCCGACGCGGTCGCGAGGCCGCACGGTGATCGTGGCCCTCGCGGTCGTGGTCGCGATCGCGGCGCTCGCGCTCGCGGTGCTGGCGTGGCGCCGGCGGACGCCGCCCCCCTCGCCCTACGAGTCCGCCCGCGTCGAGCGCGGTGATCTCACCGCGACGGTGACCGCGACCGGCACCCTCGCGGCGACCAACACCGTCACGATCGGCGCCGAGGTCTCGGGCCGCGTCGCGCGCGTGCTGGTCGAGCCGAACGATCGGGTGAACGTCGGCGACGTGCTGGTCGAGCTCGACCCGATCCAGCTCCAGGCCCAGGTGCGCGAGGCGCGCGCGAACGTCTCGGCGGTGCAGGCCTCGCTGCGGGTGGCGCGCGCGACCTCCGAGGAAGCGGCGCGCACCGCGACCCGCGCCGCCGCGATGCACGGCCGCGGGCTCGTGCCCGACAGCGAGCTCGAGCAGGCGAACGCCGCGCGCGAGCGCGCCGAGGCCCAGCTCGCGAGCGCGAACGCGCAGCTCGAGGTCGCGCGCGCGACCCTGGCGCGCCAGGACGCGAACCTCGAGCGCGCGGTGATCCGCTCGCCGATCTCCGGCGTGGTGCTCACGCGATCGGTCGAGCCAGGACAGGCGATCGCCGCGCAGTTCCAGACGCCCGAGCTCTTCGAGGTCGCCGAGGACCTCGCGCGCATGCGCCTCACCGTCGACATCGACGAGGCGGACGTGGGGCGCGTGCAGGAAGGTCAGCGCGCGACGTTCACCGTCGACGCCTACCCCGACCGCACCTTCGACGCGACGATCCACCGCGTCGATCTCGCGCCGACGACCGAGGGCGGCGTGGTCGCGTACCGCGCGATGCTCGACGTCGACAACGCCCAGGCGCTGCTGCGCCCCGGCATGACCGCGACCGCGACGATCGTGACCCAGCGCTTCGACGGCGTGCTGCTGGTGCCCGATCCCGCGCTCCGCTTCGCGCCGCCTCCGCCGCGCAGCGGGCCCGATCCCACCGCGAGCCTTCCCGAGGGCGCGCGCATCTGGACGCTCGAGAACGGCACGCCGCGCCCCCACGTGGTGCGCGTCGTCGCGAGCAACGGCGTGCGCACCGTGGTCGAGGGCGAGGGCATCACCGAGGGCACCGAGGTGCTCACCGGGATGGTGGAGCCGCGGTGA
- a CDS encoding phthiocerol/phthiodiolone dimycocerosyl transferase family protein: MTSTRATNLTERMTDALDRCFTMDFSALARVRGELDERAIPDALRALSERHPLLSARVIRRGGLATHLVLGEAPPIALSFRDAPDAWASFSYRHRTWDDAGPRGVLEVVRHGPNERTFVLTLHHLVSDGRSGVMVLRDLLRLLGAPGRVLPRVESPGQAAYYPEPVRGWRRIRPTLAALSEMQRPPQPVRLRPDALATPEESEVGVLPIVIDPERTEALTRAARRAGATLHGLVSGALAMAVAKEMDRGEVVLDVMHPVDLRRRVPEMPRDVVGYYVSSVSTRLRTDPSGDPLALARDATDGVRRAIDAGQHWTSAPGAGAVIIAATALMGRALTSSLLPKHVFTGALAVTNLGVLEQFEVEHAYGALEVRAFGFAAAPSILGPLLAAVSTFRGTLTIAIGHTIPLISRARAERIAARTEEILAAAAAPLSLTG, encoded by the coding sequence GTGACGAGCACACGTGCGACGAACCTGACCGAGCGCATGACCGACGCGCTCGATCGCTGTTTCACGATGGACTTCAGCGCGCTCGCGCGCGTGCGGGGCGAGCTCGACGAGCGCGCGATCCCCGACGCGCTGCGCGCGCTCTCCGAGCGTCATCCGCTGCTCTCGGCGCGCGTCATCCGACGCGGCGGGCTCGCGACGCACCTCGTGCTCGGCGAGGCCCCGCCGATCGCGCTCTCGTTCCGCGACGCGCCCGACGCCTGGGCCTCGTTCTCGTACCGCCATCGCACCTGGGACGACGCCGGCCCGCGCGGCGTGCTCGAGGTCGTTCGTCACGGCCCGAACGAGCGCACGTTCGTCCTCACGCTGCACCACCTCGTCAGCGACGGGCGCTCGGGCGTGATGGTGCTGCGCGATCTGCTGCGCCTGCTCGGAGCGCCGGGGCGCGTGCTGCCCCGGGTCGAGTCCCCCGGACAGGCCGCGTACTACCCCGAGCCGGTGCGCGGATGGCGCCGCATCCGGCCCACCCTCGCCGCGCTCTCCGAGATGCAGCGTCCGCCCCAGCCGGTGCGCCTGCGCCCCGACGCGCTCGCCACGCCCGAGGAGAGCGAGGTCGGCGTCCTCCCGATCGTGATCGACCCCGAGCGCACCGAGGCGCTCACGCGCGCCGCCCGCCGCGCGGGCGCCACGCTGCACGGCCTGGTGTCGGGCGCGCTCGCGATGGCGGTCGCGAAGGAGATGGATCGCGGCGAGGTCGTGCTCGACGTCATGCACCCCGTCGATCTGCGACGGCGAGTGCCCGAGATGCCGCGCGACGTCGTCGGCTACTACGTCTCGTCGGTCTCGACCCGCCTTCGCACCGATCCCTCGGGCGACCCCCTCGCGCTCGCGCGCGACGCCACCGACGGTGTGCGCCGCGCGATCGACGCCGGTCAGCACTGGACCAGCGCGCCGGGCGCGGGCGCGGTCATCATCGCCGCGACCGCGCTGATGGGCCGCGCGCTCACCTCGTCGCTCCTGCCCAAGCACGTCTTCACCGGTGCGCTCGCGGTGACGAACCTCGGCGTGCTCGAGCAGTTCGAGGTCGAGCACGCGTACGGAGCGCTCGAGGTGCGCGCCTTCGGGTTCGCCGCCGCGCCCTCGATCCTCGGGCCGCTGCTCGCCGCGGTCAGCACGTTCCGGGGCACGCTCACCATCGCGATCGGCCATACGATCCCGCTGATCTCGCGCGCTCGCGCCGAGCGGATCGCCGCCCGCACCGAGGAGATCCTCGCCGCCGCCGCCGCGCCGCTCTCCCTGACCGGGTGA
- a CDS encoding hybrid sensor histidine kinase/response regulator produces the protein MSRAREELEAIVRFADALPVAVWVGRAPGGEVVYVNREFEHILGIAPPEGATRGNYVGPYGVHLPSGERYPEDQMPFERVMRSKRTEVLDDLVIHRHDGTKCYLRVLARPLFDDDGGIAYVVEAFTDITREVETERARAESEQRLQAVRRLESVGSLAGGIAHDFNNLLAIVKLVATQLRKNERDPARLALVQHLDDVAASAAKLTRSLLGFARRGQHVARPMSLHEVVAPIVELAQRTFERRIVVRAELDAAPDVVLGDPIQLEQVAMNLVMNARDALPGPGHVVVRTRRERIAEGHAVLAPGDHLVLEVQDDGAGIDPAVRDRVFEPYVTTKLVGATKGTGLGLSTVYGVARAHGGAAEIADTGPAGTTMRVWLPACDAAIERSAPATARTVRGSGTILVVDDEPLVLSMTANTLESLGYDVIVAGSGRDAIEAFRRARGRVSAVVLDLVMPGMDGRETALALRAIDPEVRIVMTTGLVGDEAQPILDVREVLSKPFDEAELSQAVARALA, from the coding sequence ATGTCGCGCGCGCGAGAAGAGCTCGAGGCCATCGTCCGCTTCGCGGACGCGCTGCCGGTCGCGGTCTGGGTGGGCCGCGCGCCGGGCGGCGAGGTCGTCTACGTCAACCGGGAGTTCGAGCACATCCTCGGCATCGCTCCACCGGAGGGCGCGACGCGCGGCAACTACGTCGGTCCCTACGGCGTGCACCTCCCGAGCGGCGAGCGGTACCCCGAGGACCAGATGCCGTTCGAGCGCGTGATGCGCAGCAAGCGCACCGAGGTGCTCGACGATCTCGTCATCCACCGCCACGACGGCACGAAGTGCTACCTGCGCGTGCTCGCGCGCCCGCTCTTCGACGACGACGGCGGGATCGCCTACGTGGTCGAGGCGTTCACCGACATCACGCGCGAGGTCGAGACCGAGCGCGCGCGCGCGGAGAGCGAGCAGCGGCTCCAGGCGGTGCGACGGCTCGAGTCGGTCGGGAGCCTCGCGGGCGGCATCGCGCACGACTTCAACAACCTGCTCGCGATCGTGAAGCTCGTCGCGACGCAGCTCCGCAAGAACGAGCGCGACCCGGCGCGCCTCGCGCTGGTGCAGCACCTCGACGACGTCGCCGCGAGCGCCGCGAAGCTCACCCGCTCGCTGCTCGGCTTCGCGCGCCGCGGGCAGCACGTCGCGCGCCCGATGTCGCTCCACGAGGTGGTCGCGCCGATCGTCGAGCTCGCGCAGCGCACCTTCGAGCGGCGCATCGTCGTGCGCGCCGAGCTCGACGCGGCCCCCGACGTCGTGCTGGGGGATCCCATCCAGCTCGAGCAGGTCGCGATGAACCTCGTGATGAACGCGCGCGATGCGCTGCCCGGGCCGGGGCACGTCGTGGTGCGCACCCGCCGCGAGCGCATCGCCGAGGGCCACGCGGTGCTCGCGCCCGGCGATCACCTCGTGCTCGAGGTGCAGGACGACGGCGCGGGCATCGATCCCGCGGTGCGCGATCGTGTGTTCGAGCCCTACGTCACGACCAAGCTGGTCGGCGCGACCAAGGGCACCGGGCTCGGGCTCTCGACCGTGTACGGCGTCGCGCGCGCCCACGGCGGCGCGGCGGAGATCGCCGACACCGGGCCCGCGGGCACGACGATGCGCGTGTGGCTGCCCGCGTGCGACGCGGCGATCGAGCGCAGCGCGCCGGCCACCGCGCGCACGGTGCGCGGCAGCGGGACGATCCTGGTCGTCGACGACGAGCCGCTCGTGCTGAGCATGACCGCGAACACCCTGGAATCGCTGGGCTACGACGTGATCGTCGCGGGCAGCGGGCGCGACGCGATCGAGGCGTTCCGCAGGGCGCGGGGGCGGGTGTCGGCGGTGGTGCTCGACCTCGTGATGCCCGGCATGGACGGGCGCGAGACCGCGCTCGCGCTGCGCGCGATCGACCCCGAGGTCCGCATCGTCATGACCACCGGGCTCGTGGGGGACGAGGCGCAGCCGATCCTCGACGTCCGCGAGGTGCTCTCCAAGCCCTTCGACGAGGCCGAGCTCTCGCAGGCGGTCGCGCGCGCGCTCGCGTAA
- a CDS encoding sensor domain-containing diguanylate cyclase codes for MDERGAGGPGDRQGHATREGLARSLARTVPLAAALGAAIASAIAALVVHALSLAVPLAPVVVTWAGIGAAIASALAVRRATQRFDAVARFLEMRIAATSSQARREQDATRRERKLAADLARKTEELEARLRERALLFEVLRESASSHDLDSVLRALVDRLGPALRFREVAVLIQEGERLAIRAAWGFTDPTTVLGRTIRVGEGLSGEAAATGESVVVPDVASAPEYLAFWGEVPRTGSFMSVPIQVKGAMIGVLALTRPPTDPLTEEETRYVEALADQVALAIHNAQLFEELEARSTHDALTGIANRRLFEERLANALADSRRFGHAVSLLAIDVDHFKKLNDRCGHPAGDAVLVEVARVLSGGVREVDTVARVGGEEFLVVLAGADEHEAAKVGDKLRAAVAGIELPGTKEQPLGRLSISVGVAKARDGESAEALVARADSALYDAKRKGRNRVSTWPPPSA; via the coding sequence ATGGACGAGCGCGGGGCCGGGGGGCCCGGCGACCGACAGGGACACGCGACGCGCGAGGGGCTCGCCCGCTCGCTCGCCCGCACCGTTCCGCTCGCCGCCGCGCTGGGCGCCGCGATCGCTTCGGCGATCGCCGCCCTCGTCGTGCACGCGCTCTCGCTCGCGGTGCCACTGGCCCCCGTGGTCGTCACGTGGGCGGGCATCGGCGCCGCGATCGCCAGCGCGCTCGCGGTGCGGCGCGCGACCCAGCGCTTCGACGCGGTCGCGCGCTTCCTCGAGATGCGCATCGCCGCGACGAGCTCGCAGGCGCGGCGCGAGCAGGACGCGACGCGGCGCGAGCGCAAGCTCGCCGCCGATCTCGCGCGCAAGACCGAGGAGCTCGAGGCGCGACTGCGCGAGCGCGCGTTGCTCTTCGAGGTGCTGCGCGAGAGCGCGAGCAGCCACGATCTCGACTCGGTGCTGCGCGCGCTGGTCGATCGTCTCGGGCCTGCGCTGCGCTTCCGCGAGGTCGCGGTGCTGATCCAGGAGGGCGAGCGCCTCGCGATCCGCGCGGCGTGGGGCTTCACCGATCCCACGACCGTGCTCGGCCGCACCATCCGCGTGGGCGAGGGGCTCTCGGGCGAGGCCGCGGCGACGGGCGAGTCGGTGGTCGTGCCCGACGTCGCGTCGGCGCCCGAGTACCTCGCGTTCTGGGGCGAGGTCCCGCGCACCGGCTCGTTCATGTCGGTGCCGATCCAGGTGAAGGGCGCGATGATCGGCGTGCTCGCGCTGACGCGCCCGCCGACCGATCCGCTGACCGAGGAGGAGACGCGCTACGTCGAGGCGCTCGCCGATCAGGTCGCGCTCGCGATCCACAACGCGCAGCTCTTCGAGGAGCTCGAGGCGCGCTCGACCCACGACGCGCTCACCGGGATCGCGAACCGCCGTCTCTTCGAGGAGCGCCTCGCGAACGCGCTCGCCGACTCGCGCCGCTTCGGCCACGCGGTGTCGCTGCTCGCGATCGACGTCGATCACTTCAAGAAGCTCAACGATCGCTGCGGACATCCCGCGGGCGACGCGGTGCTCGTCGAAGTCGCGCGCGTGCTCTCGGGCGGAGTGCGCGAGGTCGACACCGTCGCGCGGGTGGGCGGCGAGGAGTTCCTCGTGGTGCTCGCGGGCGCCGACGAGCACGAGGCGGCGAAGGTCGGCGACAAGCTGCGCGCCGCGGTCGCGGGCATCGAGCTGCCGGGCACGAAGGAGCAGCCGCTCGGTCGCCTCTCGATCAGCGTCGGCGTGGCGAAGGCGCGCGACGGCGAGAGCGCGGAGGCGCTGGTCGCGCGCGCCGACTCGGCGCTCTACGACGCGAAGCGCAAGGGCCGCAATCGTGTGTCGACGTGGCCGCCGCCCTCGGCCTGA